From the Accumulibacter sp. genome, one window contains:
- the fur gene encoding ferric iron uptake transcriptional regulator: MSNPEDLKSMGLKATTPRLRILALFEKTEVRHLTAEDVYRLLLADNLDIGLATVYRVLTQFEQAGLLERHFFESGKAVFELSHGQHHDHLVCIDCGRVEEFCDAEIERRQARVAKERGFSIREHALHLYAQCTKPDCPHRSGARRAAGEGDKLPS, encoded by the coding sequence ATGAGCAACCCCGAAGACCTCAAGAGCATGGGGCTGAAAGCCACCACCCCCCGACTCAGGATCCTCGCCCTGTTCGAGAAGACCGAGGTCCGCCATCTGACCGCCGAGGATGTGTACCGCCTGCTGCTCGCCGACAACCTGGATATCGGTCTGGCCACCGTCTACCGCGTGCTGACCCAGTTCGAGCAGGCAGGACTGCTCGAACGCCATTTCTTCGAGTCGGGCAAGGCGGTGTTCGAACTCAGTCACGGTCAGCACCATGACCATCTCGTCTGCATCGACTGCGGTCGGGTCGAGGAATTCTGCGATGCCGAGATCGAGCGGCGGCAGGCGCGCGTCGCCAAGGAGCGTGGCTTCAGCATTCGCGAACATGCACTGCATCTCTACGCCCAGTGTACCAAGCCCGACTGCCCGCACCGCAGCGGTGCCCGTCGCGCAGCCGGCGAGGGCGACAAGCTGCCCTCCTGA